The segment tttatgtaaagaagaaaattttgaatttttcatcaaacatTTTGTATTAGATTAACTGaaagtaaatataaattgtaAGCACTAAGACTCATCATaaatttgtttactttttgtgTACAGTTGTATTAAGTGTAGCTGTTTAATGTTTCAAGAGTTTCATGTGTAAAATCTAAAAGCTATTCTATTCAAAACGAAGGTCTTGGTTTGAAATCGTTCTTCAAGGATTACAGCTTCTGATtagcattttaattaattttttgatatgacTTAGAGCTCACAACTAATTTTAGACATACAAAATATGTGAGTGGCATTCTTGTTTCCTTTCATTagataataatcaaaatgatGATTTATGGAACAATTACAAAATTGATGTGTtagatagaaatttttaacatgcaAAAAcagtaattaatttgaaagtgAGGAATAGTTTGAGAAGTTTTGAAAGAGAAAAGCTGCTTGTTAAGTATTCAAATCAATAAggataacaataattttgttagaattaaaacaaacatgTTTGACAgatgtatataataatattaaaacaaaataaattaataatcttCATATAATACAGTGCAAAATActgagtaatttttataatttttgctaataaaactagttttactttttttggaCCACAGAAAAAGTAcattaaatgtgaaaaatatgtatttatatttGTATACACATAACCGAGGAAAGCTCATATGTGCCacttaatcaataatttatgtatacaattatattgataaaaaaatatcgatgcTTGATCATTCAACTTTTCATAGGTATttgcatataaatattttttgaaaatttaatatttggatTTCGTGGTATAATCTAACCTGCTGCATTCTTTGAAGAATATTTCTATCTGTTACCCCGGTTACCAGTTGCACATCGCCACGAATTGTGGTGTGTGGATCACGATCAGATGTTAAATCGAGTATTCGGAGGCCATTAATGGACAATCCAGAAATTACTCCAGCGTATGGCCGTTCAATGCGAGACCGTCCATTTCGGCTAACTTTTCCGCCAACATACACAGTTGCCATTGAATTAAATGCCGTTGATTGATGTCCTGtaacagaattaaaaaaaaaaagaaatttaagtaggagtatttactaaaaaaaataaatatattacatttaattaaaatgactaTTCAgtatttacaaattattaaataaaatatattgcatATAAAATATACTATTGTTACCTTGCGCTGATAGTGTTTGGACATTGTAGTCATCTATTTGTAATGTCGCATTTGCTCCATTTCGTACAAATCGTACAACGTGGTAATTATCATCGTTTACTTTTACAGAAATATCACCCAATGGAAGGTCGTTTGTTCCGacattaaaaacaacaaaaacgttACCCTCAACCTGTGATgaacaattaaaatgattaacaacatacaaaattaatatcaattaaTACACTAACAATTTCCATTTCAAGATAATCCGGAGTATTTGAGCTTTCGATTCTTAACAAGACAGCATCTGACTTCATGGTAGCAAAACCTAAAGCTATTGAATCATCTTCAGTGTCTGGTTGACGACCTGGTGGGAATTGGTATTGAATTAAACCCTTATTTGCTCCAAACTCGTAGGCAATCGATTCTGTAGAaagtaaaattagtttttatctAAGTAAAACAACATACAATTATGCACCTTCATTGCAAGTAGATCCCATAAAAGAAGTCATATCGCATTCACATGCATATGCATTCCATTGTTGAACACAAACGCCACGATTCGAACAAGCATTTTGACTGCACTTGGTTGGACCCTCGCATCCAGCTACTACTAATGAACTTGGAACTATCGCATCTTCAGTTAAACTAGCAGAGATATCAGCCAAATCCACAGATGCCAAGCATCCCTCAAACCCGCTACGAGATGCGATACTAACGGGCAAACGAGAGTACATATCTTTAAATACTCCTCCCACGTACAAGATTCCTTCTAACTCCAAATAGACATTATTGCCAGCTGTATTGTATACTTCAATTGAGTCGTCTACGATGAGAGTGTGTGTTCTTGGTCCCGGTCGACGAATACTGACGGAATGCCAACGATTGTCATTCATGTGCACTCGCGATTTGTCTCGAATTGTCACGGGACCGTCACCTTGATCAAAAACGTAATGAATATGACCATTTACAAGTTCGACAGCGATAAAGTCGTTCCGCTTTCCACCGTTATAGAACAGCAAACCATTTGGCTCAAGTGTTTTAAATCGGAAGTCTATAAACACATTAGAATATGCTTTGAGCATCGTAAGTCCGACATATGAATGCTTCGATCGGAATGTTACAGGAAGGTATGGATTTCCAGGTGGAGAGTTTACAAAACGAGCTGTCAATTTGAATGTTGTTGTTGGCAGAGAAGTAAGTTCTGGTCCAAGTGTTTTAACAAGATCAATGTATCtgcaattcaataaattttatttatgtttaaatgtgcgtaaaattatatatgtatGTTTACTCACCTTTGTCCGTTGTAAACAAATCCTTGCATTTGTCCAATAAAGTTTGGCATTGTAGACGTCATTTGAATTTCTTCTTCCGCGTGAAATAATCCACCCAAATGTATCGATTTAACCTCCAAGGTACTATGTTTTCCCAAAATTGTCTCAGCTGCATTTCCATAgcaaaaagaaaggaaaagcCATCGTTGTTTAGCAAaagatttgttttattttccaaaTCATGCACAGAAAGCGCATATGTATTTATAattctttttcaaaagaaaataattgttCGTTATCGTGTGCTTTTAAAGAGAGAAGATGACGTGCGTTAAGTTGACATtcgtacaaaataataaataaatatgcatgCTAGGATAAGATGTTTGTTATTGatcttcattcatttattttttattaaataaattttcactttaaactaaattagAGATGTGGAGTTTTTTTACTCggaagcaaataaaaatgtgaaaatgcagtaaaaaataatgatggttAAAAGTAATTAGGTGCCgcaatttttcaagcaaaaccCACAAATATGCATTTTGCGATACAAAAGCTAGAGACATCTGCTATtatatttacaatatttatcACTAACTATGctcgacacaaaaaattggagcCAATACAActtcgattttttgtgtgcttaCTATaagtatttataataaaagtgGTGAAGGGGTCAAGAAAGTTCACTACCAAATCATATTCGTAAATTGAAATCATAATTACAAATTATAACGGCCTGGTTTAAATTCTAATCAAGCtacttatatattttatattctgattttttttctaacatgcTCTTAACAGATAAAGTATTTATGATAGCATAActccgaaatatttttttttattttttgctgtcaTAAAAgctttatcatttattatggctcaagaaaatagtttttgcattcaaaattttgttgttttcataactcttgcaaaaattatcttcTTTCGTACATCAATTACAATTTGCCatatttttcagcttttgataTTGGTATTATTCATTATATGAAAAGCACtcaaacaacatttttgtgcaataaaataaCGCCCTGACGTTTCGATTCATAATGGTAAGAACctttgtcatttttcttcgcaaagatataatattaataatttgtatACATATATAAagtcattaaatattcatatacGGCCATGTACAGCCATCAATATTTAGCTACAGGTTCAtagatttttaatcttttcaatatatttattcCATGTTTgtgctatttatttattattgaaagatattttgaagttgatctgtttattttatatatgatattaataattagtttactcaaaattttaaatttttattttagcaaaattataaataattcaatttagttgtattgataaaaaatgtaataaacgCTTAtgttaaagcaatttttgctaataataattaatcatgttataataatataatattaattgaagaatatacatttatatatatatatatatatattggtTTATAGGTATAATGAACTAAGATTATATTAAacacgaaattttaatttgaaatttgtctgACATAATAGGTATAAACAATCACAAATAGAAAATCATATATTTTGGTAATAGGTATTGCGAAAAAGTACGTcagatttaatgaaaaaaatatgtttgtgatgaaataaataattaatattatactTTAATATGAGTTAAATAgtctttcttgaaaaaatattttatactatCAAATAGACCcgatataaatttatgttgatAAGACCAAATGAACTAAGTATGTATAAGATgttaagttttaattgaaattttctgaattttgtcTGTAAAATAAAAGCTTGGTGAGTATGTTTTGGATGGtactcaattaaattaaaaaaattaatagaaacgcttaaaaaataaaatcatacaagaaaaaaaaaacacagattttttaaaaattatcgaacAAGTAATTCAGCTACAAGAAAAGACATAGagatttaaaaagttacaGTATTGAACTCATTAAggcattttagaaaaatacgaatagagaataaataaatactagagtattttgaataatcatgtaaaatgcaacaaaaaattaagaaatcgACTGAAAATGATCATAGTTATGTCATCCTTCAAGTTTccatgaaattataaaaatataatttttaaaatctcaattattatgcatttaaatcaattagcactttttcttttttcatcaataaaattttattaaaaaaatacgtttcaATCCAAAAAACTATGacagattttcaaatttcttgaaatattgtagaaaaaatatataaaactgCAAGATGACACATTAgagtttaaaattcatatagaaattgaaatatatgaatgtaaattaagaaaataacgAAATATCGAGCAAACAACAAgcgaaatttatattaaagccgttatcttttttataaagtgaatgtaaatatgtttaaatCAGAATggctctaaaaaaataaacgatagtaaaactaaaattatgtgTTTTGCTATGAGAAATCATAAGTTTACGAgacaatttaatattataaaattatgatttttatgaaatatagaaatattcttttgacattggctttaactaaaaataataaattactgtacaaaattttcagattttaaaatacGAATCCAAAATTATCCAATTATTAGATAAaacgtaaatatttatattcgaaataaatgaacatttttactttttcattctCAAATACTTTTACTTTTGGTATAATAATTATACGTTATATAATTCATTATCATAAAAGTTCACGATTATCGAAccaattattgattttcaatactttttgaagagaaaaacgACACGTCACGACACGTATAGGGCTTTTAAATAAGTGCAGTTGATACATACATAACGTACCCCTGACGGGGGTGGCCCCGTCAACTTGAAGTCTTAAATTTGAAGCTCTTCTTGAAAATCTCACCGTGTGCCAGTTATTATCATTAAGAACTCCCTGACCAGCCAACAGATTCTGTAATTGTCAatcatgtttttcataaatttttatttgtcaaaaatgaggATAcctagttaataaaaaaataaaataaacataccTTTTCTCTGTTATCTAATCTTACACTAGCTCTTACTCGACCTGCCACAAGTGCGATTTCTAACCTATCAGGTGAATTTGATTCTGCACTCGTGAGTAAAAGTAATCCAACAGGTCTGGGAGTCTTAAATCTAAGAACAAGTTCTTCTGTTTGAGTCCGTGTACCTTGTTGGCCACCAAGCCAAACTGTCATATGTTGAGATCCATTAAATGCCAAAGTAGTAGACTCGCGACCGCATGTAGGACCTGTATACAATGTCGCAGAACAGTCACAAAGTGGACGATTCCAACCTTCTGTGCATACGCCTCCGTTCTGACAAGCTGGGATCGCACCAGAACACTGATTTGATACAACATGGCAAGATGGCTTTACAGCTCCTTGAAAACACAACATAAagcataattaaaatattcgatttttatcACTGTTTTTTCAGATAGAATACCTGAATCTTGTTGTCTCGCAAATGCTGCAATATCCACGGGTTTTCCGTTGAGAACCAAGTCTCTGAGACATCCGACATACCCTTGACGTAAAGTGGCAGTCCAAAGAGCTGGTGGTGCCGGAACATCCAGATAAGGTGGTCCAATACCACCAACGTACATGGCACTATCCAATTCAAGTTGTGTAGAGTCACCAGGTGTCTTAAAGTCACTCCATTGTCCGTCAATTGCAACTCGTCCTTCTCTTCCAACGCGTCGTAGACTCAGCTCATGCCAAATTCCTTCATCGACACGTCTTCGACTAGCTCGTACCTTTACAGCACCCGAACCTAAATCAAGATGGACGTATATATGTCCATTGAGCAATTCGACAGCAAAGAAATCGGTCtgaaatttacataatttatatatataaatatatatattttttaattttaagcagaCGAAAATCTAGTGCTCACCTTTTGATCCTTAATTcctgtatttaaaataatcaatccATTTGGTTCATTTGTTCTGAACTTAAATGAGATAACGCCTTGTTTTGTCACCTCCCAAGATGGCAAAGTTAAGTAAGAATCGCGGGTGGTAAATGTAACAGGGTCTTGTGGATCGCCAGCTGGACATGTATAGTCAACACGTCCTGCAacttgaattaatttcgatCCTGTTCTCGCTaggtcaattaaatttaatctcaaTGTATCAGCAGAGAACTCAACCTAAAAAGAACCaattttattggttttatttatttttttttttgtgaattcggATTTGATAATTACCTTCCGAAGACATCcgacaaaattattatgaacacGAGCTCCAGAAAGTGCACGAGGATTAACTGCTCCACCCACATATACTCGAGATGATGAAAGCATTGTGAATTTCCCAGCGATATGAGAATGATCCGTATAGACGTCGTCAACTACTGCAACAagctaaaaattgataattaattatttaagtatAAAATGAGTAAGCCatgtcaaatgaaattttaaaaaaatagaaagtagtcgtctaaagacgACATAGTATACCCCATTTCGATGTTGCATACAGTTCCCATAGGTCTAATGGTTTCCATAGGTCTCATAAATCCCATTGTTCCCAGTAGTTCCCATAGGTCTCATTGTTCCCAATAGTTCCCATAGGTCTCATAGTTCCCAAAAGTTCCCATAGGTCTCATAGTTCCCAATAGTTCCCATAGGTCTTATAGTTCCCAATAGTTCCCATAGTTCCCAATAGATTCCATAGTTTATCCCATAcagaatttgaataaataaagaaaatttctttgaataatttagtaacaaatgctaaaaatactaaaaattatctgaagcggcctagttaaaaaatatactaaaaaCTTACTCGACAAAAACTTGTAATTGAGGAAATTTCTTGTATTCTTCTATGGATTGTAACTTTGTGCCATTGATGATCATCGAAACGAATTCTTGCGGGTTTAATATGCATTTCTTGCTTTCCATTTGACAATCCCATTGTTAAACTTACACCACCATCTCTTAACGCTAGATTCAAATAGTCCGTGCCATGTcctagtaaatttttatcgttcaGTATAAATGAGGTAATTGAACAAAGTACAAAGCAATAATGTATGTACCTGTATAGAATAGTAGACCATTTGGCTGTCGTGTTCTAAAATACAGAGAAATGGCATCTTGTGCACTTACAATAGGTTCACCTCCAGTTTGTCCCAGATCATACGACAAGAATTCTGTACCGCGAAACGTTGCTTCAGAAGGTGCTTTATctgattgaataaaaaatacttttcaaattGTTCTTTAGTGTGTTTTAATACTTTAATCACCTCTTTCGCAGTAAGTTCCCTCGTATTCTAGATTTCTACATTCGCATATAGGACCGTTATCGGTTGAGATACAGATTCCGTTATGTAAGCATGGATCATTTTTTTCGCAGGCATCCGTTATATTACTTCTTAAACCctgtaaatttacaaaaattaaacccTTTGAACCCTTTCAAAGGTCAATTCATGTTGTTACTTACACGTGCCACCTTTTCTTTGTTGGGCAATTCATTTCCATCACAAGGCATATCGCCACATTTAATGTCACGTTGCGCTCGTTGCTCCTGCCTCCGAGGCCCAACATTCGGTGCATCAGCATACACTAAATTCCTAACTGAGCCTCGAAACCGTGGCTCGAATATCACACTCGGTAATGCTAACAATGCTAGCTTGGCATTATACCAATTTGGCATTCCACCAACAAAGACATCGGAATTTGTGGCAAATTTACCAAATTGGAATTCTTTCCCTCGTGAATCCTTATACTGTGCCACGCCGTCCACAGTGAGGGTTGTGCGTTCATCACTACGAAGTACCTGAAATTGGAAAAAGTGGTTTGTATTTAGTAAACATGTTTTatagatgaaaaatataagaCAGTCatcattttaacaaaatgtaCCTAATAGGTATAAGTTTAATTGCAACAAGACACACATGAATCGATCATATATTAACcttaatttttgacgaaaagaaaaaaaatatttagagtaAAATTCGCTAATTTGaatatgtaattaaaatatcaattctTTAAACATATGTAAGTAACTGTGTATAtgtaaaatttgactttttttacaaTCTGATTTGAGCAATAATGACAAATACTGTCATCGTTAAAATACAAATTGTCTAATGATTCATTTGTCTAaaccaattttaaataaaaaatcatcgagATCAGCATGAAATCAAGTACATATAAACTCAAAACATGAATCCCCTACTGTTTCTTAAAAAACATGCAGCTGCTTTAATCAATGAAATTACGGCTACAGttgattttaagtttaagttgaATATTATCGAAACAGTTTTATAGACGATTATAGATACTAGAAAAACTAGGCTTTCCTGTTGCATATTCATAGTCctgtttttgtgtaaatttactTAGAAATTCtttgtataaattaataaaataaaattcataaatcgagtttttgacaaaataataatataatattatctAATTTAtctcaatcaataaaaatatacatttttcgtTAGAACTCGTTAAAATATACTGTAAACGAAAACGAATATCAAAAGTAAGCTTGATAAATTAGTGAAAGTGACTGGTGAATTGTCACggtaaaataaagaaaagtcacgaactaacaaaaaataaataaaaaaaataagccaaacaccaaaaatatttaagaggcaacattaaaaaagaaaaaaaataaaaaaaaaattttttttttttactaaatttttgacgtttttgaacgttaatcgTTAATTgaagatattaaaataatttttacttttattattttaagtttttaagtcaaaactttaataaaatttcacaaaataaaaatttaagaaaaaataaaaaatttcttcacgtgactcaaaaattttttcatcaaattttcgatagataatgcatttttaaagcaagttaagttcatatctaatgtaattttaatttttactggacattattatcgttttttaatcaaaaagtaccaaaaaatgtcaaaatttttccttatttgtttattatttttatttttccgcctgaattttttcggcaaaattgGAGGGGGggcgacataaagtgaaataattaaatttaatggcctaatcaaaaattttgaatttggtaacattacaaaatattttgtaaattattcgaTTGATCCATAATTTCGTTTGAGCAATGAAAGACTGGTCCAAAAATGACTCAGTTTGTTGAAGTTAAAAATCAcgagtttttcaaatttaaattagaagtataaataactttttaaaataatctcaGAATCTTATTTTCGAACATAAAATTACAGatcagttcaaaattttacaaatatctTTATGATCTTACCCACAtaggtgaatttttttcctcaaaacaatcttaatgttattatttatgattgttaattaatttaaacacgTAATTGATACATATAATGGATTTTAAACTCACTTGCTTGTTTGATTGGCAAATTGCCAAACCATATAAAACTGAAATGTCTGTATCTTTGACTTCGTGAAAATCTAAATCCATTTGCAAGAATGATATTCAAAGCATATAAGTGCTTTGAAAGCCACACAAATTGTTATTAGGTTGGGTTTGAGAATGCATCACCGCGGTCCGAAGACCTATTGTGAGTGTTATTGTTGTTAATACATAGACTAAAATTAAACGCTTGATGtgtttattaattcaattttaagccaGAGTTTTGTTCGCAAATCACTAAAATCTAATTGAAGGATGTAGCTTAAAAATAAACGTataaggatttaaaaaaacattgaaaacacaaaagcaaaagtaaaattctttttcgactaaacaaaaaaatacagatttatatttcttttctGGTGTAGGGTGCATGCGTAGAACTTCATTATTGCCGCCTACAATACCAAATCTACGGAATGCGTCATTGTACGAACACAATTGTATGTATATCAAAAAGCGATTTCATTCACAAAACGTCTATCAAACACGGGTCTAAATTgttcattcattatttttgaataattaataaataagcaACGAAATACTTCAAGGTCGTTAATCATCATTATATGCAATTActgtttctttttattaaacatatttGTTCACACAAATAAGGAAAGTATAAGGAAATTGGAAGTATATTGATTATATCCTATTACCAtcgaatttcgtttttcaaacaATCAAACAATATTCTTCGTTATTttgattcgatttttattatcgTTGCTACTGATGACCTTGAAATACAAGTATGACATTGTAAAAGGATTTATGTACATATATTTAGCTACACATTTCAttactatttaaaattctttcgtGTTTCTCTTTATGGTCGTATGTTTAAAACTTCgtatagaagaaaattatgaaaaaaaaaaacaataataataatattaacttACTTGCACTTTATGCCAGTGACCATCGTGTAAGTCACGTCCCACTGTAATTATTTGTGCTCCACCACCTAAGTTATAGCGCAAACGAAGTGCACCCTCTACCaatttcaactcaaaaaagTCATAGGTACCACCGTCGTCCGTGTACATTACAAGACCATTTGGTTGTTCCGTCTTAAATTCTAACTCTAATGTCCCGTTAAGGCCCGTATACCACTTTCGGAACTGTGCAAAGGAGTTTTGCGTACCATCTAGCACAAAACCATTACAACTGTCTGTTGAAAGTAGCAAAACAAGCACAAAGTGGAAAGCCGTAACTAATATTGTAAATGAAGATTTAACTTTACAACGGCGATATTTCAGCAgggatgatgattttttagatGATTTCAGAGCATTTTTACTAGTTAATTCTTGATGtagcatttttttgaatatatttaattcCATTTTGATTGATCACTTTAAATctttagttattttatttcatacattttattttatactcaAAGTTATCGAAcgatacctaaaaaaataatatcacttttcctaatatatatttacataGACATGAcgtattttataatttcaaaagtttaaaacatCTTGTATCTTCATATTAAATTGTACTTTTTCCACGTACGATGTaagtaaattcaaaattttttatacacattgagttgattgaatttttgatgttcaaaTGTTTGCTGCTTCTGTTGTTGAACACATATTCGCAATACAATTTCCAtgcattttatgattttttctaaaagtattatttttttcgttacttcACTACTATACTTTTCTTTATCATATACTTTATTTACAGCATATCACGAGGACACAATATACACacgttttcttttcttttattcttgtgtttttttcaatgtaattACATTATGTATGGAAAATGCCTTCTCATCGTACAAATTGTATCTATAAACAGCTTAACTCCGTGTATATTTTAGCAGTACGAAATCTATAGTGTAAAACATATATGTATGTGCaaagaaaaatcgataatttacACTCTACTATACATTTTTCAGCATCAGGACTAAAACTAGAGGTTTATTCGGAGTACTTATTTGTGTCTATTTAGTTGATAGTTCTTCTACTTTTCATATCAATTTACTTAtcattaaataacttttatcaTTCACTAAACCTTTGTGCTAACTTTTGGGTGCTAGGCATCAGATTTGGTGAAAAATAAAGAGTATCTTTAATGGGTACATGTtagatttttacatttattcacTTTTGTTAACTGCTCTCACAGGACTTATGTATCATTCTTAACActatattacattttttttacttttcaattttatttttatcttagtTTGGTAGGTAACgcgttttcttttattttttttttttaaatattttcaaattaatgagCAAGTATCTTTAGAGAAACTTATGTATTGCAGCTCTTATACACGACtgaggaatatttttttgtataaactgGAATTTAACATCAGCAATATTGGTTTGAGTCCTACTACGTTATAGTATTCGCAAATACGCTTGCGTCATGCACGAAGCTGAACTTCGGCTTCCAGGAAACCActatattttccattttatacGAAAACTTCGACTTTTACTTAGTAGTCGTTCGTATGTCATGTTTGTTGCTTTACTATTACATCACATGtaaaatcaaatcatttttCGGTATATATGaatgtgtgtgttttgtaTATGAACGAAAGCACTAGCATAAAATACCTTTTCAATAACGGctataaaatgaaaacagATATAAAGCAAACTTAATCATctttttttactaatattttaaaatttatcaattcatTATATAGAACAGAAGTCTCTAAGATCATATGGTTTAACGTTTGACTATAGAACTAAgagtgcaatttttttttgcagaagaCATAAATTCACACATTTGAACGATTTCATGTCACAACTAAGCTATAACAAGGTTGCTTTGGGATCTCTGTTATAATTATCATTGGGTGCATTCAAGATTGCTCATCGATGgacatcaatgattttttccaaaatttttttatcgaacgcGTTCAAGTTAAATAAGATGGATTGTTCGATTCATCGGGACACATCGACACTCGTAAAAATATGtcattaaagtcaaaaatattcatcaaaaaacagaTTTATGatcgaaaaaatatcacagaaaaaaatcatgatgtaAGCGATGAGTGATTTTGAATGCACCCATTGTATCTATTAACGTTACTAATAGcagataaatttatgaatggcATTGTCTCTGATTTACTTAATTCGCTCACTATAAATATCGAgcaatatcataaatattcgtgttaaaatttaatggagaCGCCACCTAATAGCTTCAATTCATTCAATATTGAAAGGTGTTCATTTGGAAATATACAATTGATAACTTCCTTTAACTTCCAAATATCACATTACTATCAAACGATTCTGATGAAGTATAGGAAATTTGTCCGTTAAAGTTTGTATCATTCGAGTGActccttgtttatttt is part of the Culicoides brevitarsis isolate CSIRO-B50_1 chromosome 3, AGI_CSIRO_Cbre_v1, whole genome shotgun sequence genome and harbors:
- the LOC134834274 gene encoding neurexin 1 isoform X1, which codes for MELNIFKKMLHQELTSKNALKSSKKSSSLLKYRRCKVKSSFTILVTAFHFVLVLLLSTDSCNGFVLDGTQNSFAQFRKWYTGLNGTLELEFKTEQPNGLVMYTDDGGTYDFFELKLVEGALRLRYNLGGGAQIITVGRDLHDGHWHKVQVLRSDERTTLTVDGVAQYKDSRGKEFQFGKFATNSDVFVGGMPNWYNAKLALLALPSVIFEPRFRGSVRNLVYADAPNVGPRRQEQRAQRDIKCGDMPCDGNELPNKEKVARGLRSNITDACEKNDPCLHNGICISTDNGPICECRNLEYEGTYCERDKAPSEATFRGTEFLSYDLGQTGGEPIVSAQDAISLYFRTRQPNGLLFYTGHGTDYLNLALRDGGVSLTMGLSNGKQEMHIKPARIRFDDHQWHKVTIHRRIQEISSITSFCRLVAVVDDVYTDHSHIAGKFTMLSSSRVYVGGAVNPRALSGARVHNNFVGCLRKVEFSADTLRLNLIDLARTGSKLIQVAGRVDYTCPAGDPQDPVTFTTRDSYLTLPSWEVTKQGVISFKFRTNEPNGLIILNTGIKDQKTDFFAVELLNGHIYVHLDLGSGAVKVRASRRRVDEGIWHELSLRRVGREGRVAIDGQWSDFKTPGDSTQLELDSAMYVGGIGPPYLDVPAPPALWTATLRQGYVGCLRDLVLNGKPVDIAAFARQQDSGAVKPSCHVVSNQCSGAIPACQNGGVCTEGWNRPLCDCSATLYTGPTCGRESTTLAFNGSQHMTVWLGGQQGTRTQTEELVLRFKTPRPVGLLLLTSAESNSPDRLEIALVAGRVRASVRLDNREKNLLAGQGVLNDNNWHTVRFSRRASNLRLQVDGATPVRGTLSETILGKHSTLEVKSIHLGGLFHAEEEIQMTSTMPNFIGQMQGFVYNGQRYIDLVKTLGPELTSLPTTTFKLTARFVNSPPGNPYLPVTFRSKHSYVGLTMLKAYSNVFIDFRFKTLEPNGLLFYNGGKRNDFIAVELVNGHIHYVFDQGDGPVTIRDKSRVHMNDNRWHSVSIRRPGPRTHTLIVDDSIEVYNTAGNNVYLELEGILYVGGVFKDMYSRLPVSIASRSGFEGCLASVDLADISASLTEDAIVPSSLVVAGCEGPTKCSQNACSNRGVCVQQWNAYACECDMTSFMGSTCNEESIAYEFGANKGLIQYQFPPGRQPDTEDDSIALGFATMKSDAVLLRIESSNTPDYLEMEIVEGNVFVVFNVGTNDLPLGDISVKVNDDNYHVVRFVRNGANATLQIDDYNVQTLSAQGHQSTAFNSMATVYVGGKVSRNGRSRIERPYAGVISGLSINGLRILDLTSDRDPHTTIRGDVQLVTGVTDRNILQRMQQTPASGYPGVMDDLIFSGAGSGCRGDDEDECTPPFNEGSGDDLITPVYIPPTKQPKQEKIPKTSEDGGDTRLCDDEDCKSGSGSGEVTEIFTVSTIAGGSTSKSEAESESTQFTKESTHTTDSKTTDQESPSSPKIYISQTEERTTPIDSGIFSGSGFGSSTAQQQQTSPSYSSTSFATYQTTKQYQFSSTDTSQAPTIYLWPSSSTSTTQAETTPERRTTTPYRPPIVYTSTTIVNEPETESGSEDLDTDNIIETNEDRNGRNNINDHRKGERNGKIYEPRSTQRADVPHSRSENYPTNVYNPTMRPKKPGRVTTDTEERTAMIIGIVAGVLIAVILVILLVLWLKSNQERSYKTEQDKSYNYGPGPNAALLGNVAGASNMQFNGSGSAGINSGHHTNGGGSFSHNGSMRNGSMSEKPKPRNNKDVKEWYV